One genomic region from Terasakiella sp. SH-1 encodes:
- a CDS encoding HU family DNA-binding protein: MNKNDLVAAVATASDLTKADATAATDAVFDAISGALKGGDTVTLVGFGSFAVSERAAREGRNPRTGETIQIAAAKQPKFKAGKGLKDAVNA, translated from the coding sequence ATGAACAAAAACGATCTTGTGGCTGCTGTGGCAACCGCTTCCGACCTTACCAAAGCCGACGCTACGGCTGCGACTGATGCTGTATTCGATGCCATTTCAGGCGCACTTAAAGGCGGCGATACAGTCACATTGGTTGGGTTCGGTTCTTTTGCTGTTTCAGAACGTGCAGCCCGTGAAGGTCGTAACCCGCGCACAGGTGAGACTATCCAGATTGCAGCAGCCAAGCAGCCTAAGTTCAAGGCTGGCAAAGGTCTTAAAGACGCTGTGAATGCGTAA